One genomic window of Undibacterium cyanobacteriorum includes the following:
- a CDS encoding sensor domain-containing diguanylate cyclase: MVTPLERTSRIDNILENTSTVIAGGESYEAKIARFERLGVRLFSVANCLVSFGQLAARFNRSELAMVMQEASLCDSMGFATELSVIEDLSKNPDFAQHPYVANDPHIRFCARYPICDAEDQVVGSIFLIDYVVRDLDDESRLLLADLASLVEREIDLAFLRNEQTELRRQIRNLKRDALMDPVLGMWNRGAIVRSLGLEMERCSKAEKPLSLLFIGVEQYANLKEQFGSATSDALLLRVASRMRSCIRPFDALGRFETDAFMVVLPGASNLVAAAVAERIRLSVITHQEKLGEHAVDVQVSIGIASSSLFPTLDPSSFITHAELALRTARRSGKYIVQATPEDSVLESD; encoded by the coding sequence ATGGTGACACCGCTGGAACGAACCAGTCGTATTGACAACATCCTCGAAAATACGAGTACTGTAATAGCAGGCGGAGAGAGCTATGAGGCAAAGATAGCTCGCTTCGAACGATTAGGTGTTCGACTATTTTCAGTCGCAAATTGTTTGGTGAGTTTTGGTCAACTTGCTGCGCGCTTTAATCGCAGCGAATTGGCCATGGTGATGCAGGAAGCAAGTCTGTGCGACAGCATGGGATTCGCTACCGAATTAAGCGTCATTGAGGATTTATCAAAAAATCCAGACTTTGCTCAGCATCCATATGTTGCAAACGATCCTCATATCCGATTTTGTGCTCGTTATCCTATTTGCGATGCAGAGGATCAGGTCGTTGGATCGATTTTTTTGATTGATTATGTAGTCAGGGACTTGGATGACGAGTCGCGACTACTGTTGGCAGATCTGGCGTCATTAGTCGAGCGCGAAATAGATTTGGCGTTCCTACGCAATGAGCAGACGGAGTTGCGTCGCCAGATCAGAAATTTAAAACGCGATGCCTTGATGGATCCGGTTCTGGGTATGTGGAACCGTGGCGCGATTGTGCGTTCCTTGGGCTTGGAAATGGAGCGTTGTTCGAAGGCTGAGAAACCATTGTCCCTGCTTTTCATTGGGGTGGAGCAGTACGCGAATTTGAAAGAACAATTCGGTAGCGCAACAAGTGATGCGCTATTGTTGCGGGTGGCGAGTCGTATGCGCTCCTGTATTCGGCCATTTGATGCGCTCGGCAGATTCGAAACAGATGCCTTTATGGTGGTCTTGCCAGGCGCTTCAAATCTTGTGGCGGCAGCGGTTGCAGAGCGTATTCGTCTCTCAGTCATCACCCATCAGGAAAAATTAGGTGAGCATGCTGTTGATGTGCAAGTGTCGATCGGCATCGCTTCAAGCAGCCTGTTTCCTACCTTGGATCCATCTAGCTTCATTACGCACGCTGAACTCGCATTGAGAACAGCAAGGCGGTCCGGAAAATATATAGTGCAAGCAACCCCAGAAGACTCGGTGCTTGAAAGTGATTAA
- a CDS encoding LD-carboxypeptidase gives MTRFPSLAFSTKRPCIAIVPLSGAASAGTDFKLGEEQLRNAGFEVINYYDPERRFQRFGATDTQRIELFYQALENPEVDLVMSLRGSYGVSRILPYLDFERIAAANKLVIGFSDINALQLAMLAKSNQGSLCGPMFCSDFALTALREFTQSHFQAALREGKSEVVFESDLAQEVELCGPLWGGNLAMLNHLVGTEFMPRMHGGILFLEDVAEHPYRVERMVLQLKMAGVLESQKALIFGDFSAYQLAEHDNGYNFNEMIGFLRQELSIPIFTGLPFGHCADKLSLFQGAQYQLHSNGSSVRLSAHIT, from the coding sequence ATGACACGTTTTCCCTCTCTCGCTTTTTCAACAAAACGCCCCTGTATCGCGATCGTTCCACTGAGTGGCGCAGCCTCAGCTGGTACCGACTTTAAGCTTGGTGAAGAACAATTGAGAAACGCTGGTTTTGAAGTCATAAACTACTACGATCCTGAACGCCGTTTTCAACGTTTCGGTGCCACTGACACACAAAGAATTGAGTTGTTTTATCAGGCGCTAGAAAACCCCGAGGTTGATCTCGTCATGTCCTTGCGCGGCAGCTATGGCGTGTCGCGCATCCTGCCGTATCTTGATTTCGAACGCATCGCTGCAGCGAACAAATTAGTGATTGGTTTTAGCGATATCAATGCGCTTCAACTGGCCATGCTCGCCAAAAGTAATCAAGGTAGTTTATGTGGCCCGATGTTTTGTAGTGATTTTGCCTTGACGGCTTTACGTGAATTCACTCAATCTCATTTTCAAGCGGCACTGCGCGAAGGTAAATCGGAGGTCGTGTTTGAATCGGATTTAGCGCAAGAAGTTGAGCTGTGCGGGCCATTGTGGGGCGGTAATCTGGCGATGTTGAATCATTTAGTTGGCACTGAATTTATGCCACGCATGCACGGCGGCATTTTGTTTTTGGAGGATGTCGCGGAGCATCCCTATCGCGTCGAACGCATGGTCTTGCAGCTGAAGATGGCGGGCGTTTTGGAAAGCCAAAAAGCCTTGATTTTCGGTGACTTCTCGGCTTACCAATTAGCCGAGCATGACAACGGCTACAACTTCAATGAGATGATTGGGTTCCTGCGCCAAGAATTGTCGATACCCATATTTACTGGCCTGCCGTTTGGCCATTGCGCAGATAAGCTCAGTCTATTTCAAGGGGCTCAGTATCAACTCCACAGCAATGGTAGCTCGGTAAGACTGAGTGCCCATATTACGTAG
- a CDS encoding ATP-binding protein — translation MQYTYQVLPWYRSGLFWRTFFLLSLLMTASMTVWFASFKVVERKPRAQQVSAQIVSIVTLTRAALTHAAADKRRQLLVDLASNEGIQIYLLEDDDRIIEPDTNAFFQELSVRVRQKLGVETRFAREVNDESGFWVSFVIDADHYWLRLDSDRIQDETGLQILGWASITLILTLIGAIFISKFVNNPLSQLSAAARELANGRTPQALPEEGPREIRETNLSFNQMVTDLARIEQDRALILAGISHDLRTPITRMQLEVEMASLDDAARTGMQSDLAQMDSIINQFLDYAKPFEDHTVVAFDISEICKQAIVQYARNEDTEISFDLESELLMNGLEIEIRRCIVNLFENARRYGRSLNDDKLRLHITGKKVFLDEQSRIILSIRDFGPGVPASELMRMLQPFTRLDIARGQANGSGLGLAIVDRIVKRHSGKINIENHRDGGLDITLSFPPAR, via the coding sequence ATGCAATACACCTATCAGGTCCTTCCTTGGTATCGAAGCGGCCTCTTTTGGCGGACCTTTTTTCTATTGAGCCTGTTGATGACCGCGAGCATGACGGTCTGGTTCGCGAGTTTTAAAGTCGTCGAACGTAAGCCACGCGCACAACAAGTTTCAGCACAGATTGTATCGATAGTCACGCTCACGCGCGCAGCCCTCACGCATGCAGCGGCTGATAAGCGCCGTCAACTGCTAGTCGATCTCGCCAGCAATGAGGGTATCCAAATCTATCTACTCGAAGATGACGACCGCATCATTGAGCCGGATACCAATGCTTTTTTTCAAGAGCTAAGTGTAAGGGTGCGCCAAAAACTCGGGGTCGAAACACGCTTTGCACGTGAGGTGAATGACGAGTCTGGCTTTTGGGTGAGCTTTGTGATCGACGCGGACCACTATTGGTTAAGACTCGATTCTGATCGCATCCAGGATGAAACGGGCCTTCAAATATTGGGTTGGGCCTCCATCACGCTGATCTTAACTTTGATCGGTGCCATCTTTATCTCTAAATTTGTTAACAATCCACTGTCACAGTTAAGTGCGGCAGCCAGAGAGCTGGCTAATGGACGTACGCCGCAGGCCTTACCTGAAGAAGGCCCGAGAGAGATTCGTGAGACTAACCTCAGCTTCAATCAAATGGTGACCGATTTAGCGAGAATCGAGCAAGATCGCGCGCTGATCTTGGCGGGGATCTCACACGATCTTCGTACACCCATTACGAGGATGCAGTTAGAAGTAGAGATGGCGAGTCTCGACGATGCGGCTCGAACTGGAATGCAATCTGATCTGGCTCAGATGGACAGCATCATTAACCAATTTCTAGATTACGCCAAGCCTTTTGAAGACCATACCGTGGTCGCTTTTGATATCAGTGAGATCTGCAAACAAGCGATTGTTCAATATGCTCGCAACGAGGATACCGAAATCAGTTTCGACCTTGAATCGGAATTGCTAATGAACGGTTTAGAAATTGAAATACGCAGATGCATTGTTAATCTCTTTGAGAATGCAAGGCGCTATGGTCGTAGCCTAAATGATGACAAATTAAGATTGCACATCACTGGGAAAAAGGTATTCCTCGATGAGCAAAGCCGCATCATTCTTTCCATCAGAGATTTCGGCCCAGGTGTGCCAGCGTCCGAACTGATGCGCATGCTTCAACCATTTACTCGTCTTGACATCGCACGCGGTCAAGCTAATGGTTCTGGTTTAGGATTGGCGATTGTCGATAGAATCGTCAAACGCCACAGCGGGAAAATCAATATCGAAAATCACCGTGATGGTGGGCTCGATATCACTCTCAGTTTTCCTCCTGCACGATAA
- a CDS encoding RnfH family protein yields MEIQICFVVDQKTQLLALQLEDKSILENALQRLPELGIPTWASLQQRGYGVSVFGKKKLPQDYLSEGDRVEICAPLIATPMDARRRRAKREHKGGKM; encoded by the coding sequence GTGGAAATACAGATTTGCTTCGTTGTTGATCAAAAAACTCAACTCCTCGCCTTGCAATTAGAAGATAAGTCGATACTTGAAAATGCCTTGCAGCGCTTACCTGAACTTGGAATTCCAACGTGGGCGAGTCTGCAACAGCGCGGTTATGGAGTTTCAGTCTTTGGAAAAAAGAAATTGCCGCAAGATTATCTGTCAGAAGGTGATCGCGTCGAGATCTGTGCTCCACTCATTGCCACGCCAATGGACGCGCGGCGGCGACGCGCGAAACGGGAACACAAGGGCGGCAAGATGTAA
- the queE gene encoding 7-carboxy-7-deazaguanine synthase: MSYSIKEIFYTLQGEGTHAGRPAVFCRFAGCNLWTGREEDRSSAVCQFCDTDFVGTDGENGGKFKTPQAVAARINALWPEAYEGSKFVVFTGGEPLLQLDEPLIDAMHDAGFEIAIETNGTIEVPSGVDWICVSPKMGSQLVVKKGDELKVVIPQLGQDLKAYESLEFTHHYLQAMDGPLLQGNLQKAIEYCKAHPKWKLSLQTHKLLQIP, encoded by the coding sequence TTGAGCTACAGCATTAAAGAGATCTTTTATACCTTGCAAGGTGAGGGAACTCACGCTGGTCGACCAGCAGTGTTTTGTCGCTTTGCAGGCTGCAATTTATGGACGGGTCGTGAAGAAGATCGTAGCTCTGCCGTTTGCCAATTTTGCGATACGGATTTTGTGGGGACGGACGGCGAAAACGGCGGTAAGTTCAAGACGCCACAAGCCGTCGCGGCACGCATTAATGCTTTGTGGCCTGAGGCTTATGAAGGCAGTAAATTTGTGGTATTCACTGGCGGCGAACCATTGTTGCAACTCGATGAACCGTTGATCGATGCGATGCATGATGCAGGTTTCGAGATTGCTATTGAAACTAATGGTACGATAGAGGTTCCTTCTGGCGTGGATTGGATCTGCGTCAGCCCTAAAATGGGTTCACAACTCGTTGTGAAGAAGGGCGACGAATTGAAAGTTGTAATTCCACAGCTTGGGCAAGATTTAAAGGCCTATGAAAGTTTGGAATTTACGCATCACTATTTGCAGGCGATGGATGGTCCTTTGTTGCAGGGTAATCTGCAAAAAGCCATTGAGTATTGCAAGGCTCATCCGAAATGGAAATTGAGTCTACAGACCCATAAATTGCTGCAAATTCCATAA
- a CDS encoding DUF4124 domain-containing protein: MQTKSSIALVALVTSLSLVASSNAFAQYVWVNDKGIKQFSDVPPPKGTPKDRILKAPGVRNQVAEDKNANVSNADAGKNEIEKLQKPETLASKNEDYNKRKIAREESEKKAAQEQQANQEKQKNCGRAKAYQQSIESGMPILTRNQSGERVILDETQRSQELAEAKKILTDCK; encoded by the coding sequence ATGCAAACAAAATCTTCAATCGCCCTCGTAGCGCTCGTTACCTCCCTGAGCCTTGTCGCGAGCAGCAACGCTTTCGCACAATATGTGTGGGTGAATGATAAAGGAATCAAACAATTTTCGGATGTACCGCCCCCAAAAGGAACGCCCAAAGACCGAATCTTGAAGGCACCAGGTGTCCGCAATCAGGTTGCCGAGGACAAAAATGCAAACGTCAGCAACGCCGATGCGGGCAAGAATGAAATAGAAAAATTACAAAAGCCAGAAACGCTCGCCTCGAAAAATGAAGACTACAACAAGCGAAAAATCGCACGAGAAGAGTCAGAAAAGAAGGCTGCTCAAGAACAACAAGCTAACCAGGAAAAACAAAAGAACTGTGGCCGAGCGAAAGCCTATCAACAATCAATTGAGAGCGGGATGCCAATCCTGACGCGTAATCAAAGCGGAGAGCGCGTCATTCTTGACGAAACGCAGCGTAGCCAAGAGCTCGCCGAAGCGAAGAAAATTCTGACAGATTGCAAATAA
- a CDS encoding type II toxin-antitoxin system RatA family toxin has translation MAVVQKNVLVPYSAEQMFALVERVEDYPHFLPWCGGVNVADRQENRLKASLAINYHGIKQSFTTENINIRPSSMEMQLVDGPFRHLHGSWKFIPLREDACKIEFNLKYEFSSKLLEHLIGPVFSKISNSFVDAFCARADAVYGQQGK, from the coding sequence ATGGCAGTTGTACAGAAAAACGTTTTAGTGCCCTATAGTGCAGAGCAAATGTTTGCATTGGTTGAAAGGGTGGAGGACTATCCTCATTTCCTGCCTTGGTGCGGAGGGGTCAATGTCGCCGATCGGCAAGAAAATCGCCTGAAGGCGAGCCTTGCGATTAATTATCACGGCATTAAGCAAAGCTTTACAACCGAAAATATCAATATCCGTCCATCGAGTATGGAAATGCAACTGGTCGATGGACCTTTTCGCCATTTACATGGTTCTTGGAAATTTATCCCACTCCGTGAAGATGCGTGCAAGATTGAATTTAATCTTAAATACGAATTTTCAAGCAAATTGCTTGAGCATCTGATTGGCCCAGTGTTTTCAAAGATTAGTAACAGTTTCGTCGACGCATTTTGTGCTCGCGCCGATGCTGTTTATGGTCAACAGGGGAAGTAA
- the ompR gene encoding osmolarity response regulator transcription factor OmpR, whose protein sequence is MSENKSKVLVVDDDVRLRDLLRRYLTEQGFQVVVAENAVAMNKLWIRERFDLLVLDLMLPGEDGLAICRRLRGAGDNTPIIMLTAKGDEVDRIIGLEMGADDYLPKPFNPRELVARINAVLRRKGPDEVPGAPSEAQQVVEFGNFTLDLSTRTLKKNGEPINLTTGEFSVLKVFARHARQPLSREKLMELARGREYEVFDRSLDVQISRLRKLIELDPTNPQYIQTVWGLGYVFIPEGQGK, encoded by the coding sequence ATGTCAGAGAATAAATCAAAGGTCTTGGTCGTCGATGATGACGTTCGCTTACGTGATCTGCTACGACGTTACCTCACTGAGCAAGGCTTTCAAGTCGTGGTCGCAGAAAACGCCGTCGCTATGAACAAGCTATGGATACGCGAACGTTTCGATTTGTTGGTGCTCGATTTGATGTTGCCTGGTGAAGATGGCCTCGCCATTTGCCGACGCCTTCGGGGTGCGGGCGATAACACACCGATTATCATGTTGACCGCTAAAGGAGATGAAGTCGATCGCATTATCGGTCTAGAAATGGGTGCTGATGACTACTTACCGAAGCCATTCAATCCAAGAGAACTCGTTGCTCGTATTAACGCAGTGCTGCGTCGCAAAGGTCCGGATGAAGTACCCGGCGCTCCGTCCGAGGCGCAACAAGTGGTCGAGTTTGGAAACTTCACACTTGACCTATCAACACGTACATTAAAGAAAAATGGGGAGCCCATCAATCTCACCACCGGAGAATTTTCAGTCCTCAAAGTGTTCGCACGACATGCAAGACAACCACTCTCACGCGAGAAATTGATGGAGTTAGCACGAGGACGTGAGTACGAAGTTTTCGATCGAAGCCTTGATGTACAAATTTCCCGTTTGCGCAAGCTGATCGAACTTGACCCGACCAATCCACAGTACATACAAACTGTATGGGGACTTGGCTACGTATTCATCCCCGAAGGTCAAGGTAAATAG
- the guaA gene encoding glutamine-hydrolyzing GMP synthase has product MHSKILILDFGSQVTQLIARRVRDSGVFSEVYPYDVSDEFIRNYGASGIILSGGPSSVTEGDTPRAPLAVFDAGVPVLGICYGMQTMAAQLGGQVENGKVREFGYAEVRARSHTKLLDGIVDFVTPEGHGMLKVWMSHGDKVNEMPPGFKLMASTDNCPIAAMADEERRFYAVQFHPEVTHTVQGEAIIGRFVHEICGCKSDWNMPDYIAEAVASIRAQVGNDEVILGLSGGVDSSVAAALIHRAIGDQLTCVFVDHGLLRLDEGKMVMEMFANNLGVKVIHVDATDQFMGHLAGVTDPEAKRKIIGREFVEVFQAESGKLKNAKWLAQGTIYPDVIESAGKGKKGSHTIKSHHNVGGLPDTLNLKLLEPLRELFKDEVRKLGVALGLPHSMVYRHPFPGPGLGVRILGEVKKEFADLLRRADAIFIEELRNTYVDPQAEKPQTWYDATSQAFAVFLPVKSVGVMGDGRTYEYVVALRAVQTQDFMTAHWAHLPHELLGRVSNRIINEVRGINRVVYDISGKPPATIEWE; this is encoded by the coding sequence ATGCATTCTAAAATTCTCATCCTTGATTTCGGTTCTCAAGTGACGCAGTTGATCGCGCGTCGTGTTCGTGATTCTGGCGTCTTTTCTGAGGTGTACCCATACGATGTTAGCGATGAGTTTATTCGCAACTATGGCGCCTCCGGCATTATTTTGTCGGGTGGTCCAAGTAGCGTGACTGAAGGCGATACGCCACGTGCGCCTTTAGCTGTATTTGACGCGGGCGTTCCGGTTTTGGGTATTTGCTACGGTATGCAAACGATGGCTGCGCAATTAGGCGGTCAAGTAGAGAACGGTAAGGTACGCGAATTTGGCTATGCTGAAGTACGTGCTCGTAGCCATACGAAGTTGTTGGATGGTATCGTCGACTTCGTCACGCCTGAAGGTCATGGCATGTTGAAAGTGTGGATGAGTCATGGCGACAAGGTTAACGAAATGCCACCGGGTTTCAAATTGATGGCCTCAACCGATAATTGCCCCATCGCAGCAATGGCGGACGAAGAGCGTCGTTTTTATGCGGTTCAATTCCATCCAGAAGTCACACATACTGTGCAAGGTGAGGCGATCATCGGTCGTTTCGTGCACGAAATTTGTGGCTGTAAGTCTGACTGGAATATGCCTGACTACATCGCTGAAGCTGTTGCTTCGATTCGTGCGCAGGTCGGTAACGATGAGGTTATTTTAGGCTTGTCCGGCGGTGTTGATAGTAGTGTTGCTGCCGCTTTGATTCATCGCGCGATTGGTGATCAATTGACTTGTGTGTTTGTCGATCACGGTCTCTTGCGCTTAGATGAAGGCAAGATGGTAATGGAGATGTTCGCCAATAATCTCGGCGTCAAGGTCATCCACGTCGATGCCACTGATCAATTCATGGGTCACTTGGCCGGTGTGACTGACCCAGAGGCAAAACGTAAAATCATTGGACGTGAGTTTGTCGAAGTATTCCAAGCGGAATCGGGCAAACTCAAAAATGCTAAATGGCTGGCGCAGGGAACGATCTATCCTGACGTGATTGAGAGTGCGGGCAAAGGCAAAAAAGGATCACATACCATCAAGAGCCATCACAATGTTGGCGGCTTGCCAGACACTTTGAATTTGAAACTCTTAGAACCATTGCGTGAACTTTTCAAAGATGAGGTGCGCAAACTGGGTGTAGCTTTAGGTTTGCCACACAGCATGGTGTATCGTCATCCATTCCCAGGTCCTGGTTTGGGTGTGCGGATCCTCGGTGAAGTAAAGAAAGAATTTGCTGATTTGCTACGTCGTGCTGATGCGATTTTCATCGAAGAGTTGCGCAATACCTACGTTGACCCACAGGCTGAAAAGCCACAAACTTGGTATGACGCCACCAGCCAAGCCTTTGCCGTATTTTTGCCAGTCAAATCGGTCGGCGTTATGGGTGATGGCCGTACTTACGAATATGTCGTCGCTTTGCGTGCGGTACAAACACAAGATTTTATGACTGCACATTGGGCACATTTGCCGCACGAGTTGCTAGGTCGTGTGTCAAATCGTATCATCAACGAAGTGCGCGGCATTAACCGTGTTGTGTACGATATTTCCGGCAAACCACCAGCAACAATTGAATGGGAATAA
- the queD gene encoding 6-carboxytetrahydropterin synthase QueD produces MLTITRKVEFDTGHRIPDHNSQCRNLHGHRYTLLITLTGDVVDKDGESDNGMIMDFGDIKALANKHLVDLWDHAFIVYEKDTAVRQFLESMPGHKTVVIDRVPTVENLAKIAFDMLKDVYHDRYGRHLSLTKITLYETPNCWAEIDG; encoded by the coding sequence ATGTTAACTATCACCAGAAAAGTTGAGTTCGATACAGGTCATCGAATTCCCGATCATAATAGCCAATGCCGTAATCTGCACGGGCATCGCTATACCTTGTTGATCACGCTCACTGGTGATGTGGTGGACAAAGACGGCGAATCAGACAACGGCATGATCATGGACTTTGGTGACATCAAGGCACTGGCGAATAAGCATTTGGTTGATTTGTGGGACCATGCCTTCATCGTCTATGAGAAAGACACCGCTGTTCGCCAGTTTTTGGAAAGCATGCCAGGTCACAAGACGGTGGTGATTGATCGCGTCCCGACCGTAGAAAATCTAGCCAAAATTGCGTTCGATATGCTGAAAGACGTGTATCACGATCGTTATGGTCGCCATTTATCTTTGACCAAAATCACGCTTTACGAAACTCCCAATTGCTGGGCTGAGATCGACGGCTAA
- the tadA gene encoding tRNA adenosine(34) deaminase TadA — protein MSPQLPAPDVALMSQEQRDAFFMQEAIAQAKLAWEAGEVPVGAVIVKDHQIIARGFNRPILGHDPSAHAEIMAMRAAGEALNNYRLPGCELYVTLEPCVMCSGAMMHARLSRIIFGAHDHKTGACGSVLNLFQEEKLNHHASVVSGVLADECVQVLKDFFAERRQKAADAKLRGEQ, from the coding sequence ATGTCGCCTCAGTTACCCGCGCCCGACGTCGCCTTGATGAGTCAAGAACAACGCGATGCCTTCTTCATGCAAGAAGCGATTGCACAGGCCAAATTAGCTTGGGAAGCAGGTGAAGTTCCGGTTGGTGCTGTGATTGTCAAAGATCATCAAATCATTGCACGCGGCTTCAACCGTCCTATTCTTGGGCACGATCCCAGCGCCCATGCAGAAATCATGGCCATGCGTGCTGCTGGGGAGGCGCTTAACAATTATCGCTTACCCGGCTGTGAACTCTACGTCACTCTTGAACCCTGTGTCATGTGCTCCGGAGCCATGATGCATGCACGGCTTAGTCGCATTATTTTTGGTGCGCACGATCATAAGACCGGCGCCTGCGGCTCGGTACTGAATCTCTTTCAGGAAGAAAAGCTCAATCATCATGCAAGTGTGGTGTCTGGGGTGTTGGCCGATGAGTGCGTGCAAGTACTCAAAGATTTTTTTGCCGAGCGACGTCAAAAAGCAGCTGACGCTAAGCTCCGTGGCGAGCAATAG
- the guaB gene encoding IMP dehydrogenase produces the protein MRLLQKALTFDDVLLVPAFSNILPKDTSLATNLTRNIKLNIPLVSAAMDTVTEGRLAIAMAQEGGIGIIHKNLTPKEQAREVAMVKRFESGVVRDPITIPPSTTVREVIALSQQHGISGFPVVEGKTVVGIITNRDLRFEQELDAEVRAKMTPREKLVFVKEGADLAEAKRLMNKHRLERVLVVNDAFELRGLITVKDIQKATEHPNASKDDQGKLRVGAAVGVGPDNDERIDLLAKAGVDVIVVDTAHGHSQGVLSRVKWVKTHYPHIEVIGGNIATAAAALALVEHGADAVKVGIGPGSICTTRIVAGVGVPQITAIANVAEALRGTGVPCIADGGIRFSGDVAKALAAGASTVMMGSMFAGTEEAPGEVILFQGRSYKSYRGMGSLGAMADGSADRYFQDSANNADKLVPEGIEGRVPYKGSVLAILYQMVGGVRSSMGYCGCASIKDLHEKAEFVEITSAGMRESHVHDVQITKEAPNYRAD, from the coding sequence ATGCGTCTTCTTCAAAAAGCACTGACTTTCGACGATGTGTTGCTGGTTCCAGCATTCTCCAATATCCTCCCGAAAGATACTTCTCTTGCGACGAATTTGACTCGCAATATCAAACTCAATATCCCTTTGGTTTCTGCTGCAATGGATACCGTGACTGAAGGTCGCTTGGCGATCGCGATGGCACAAGAGGGTGGCATTGGGATTATTCATAAAAATTTAACGCCGAAAGAACAAGCGCGTGAAGTGGCAATGGTCAAGCGTTTTGAGTCTGGTGTGGTGCGTGATCCGATTACGATCCCTCCATCAACCACGGTGCGTGAAGTAATCGCGCTGTCTCAACAGCATGGCATTAGTGGTTTCCCTGTAGTAGAAGGCAAAACAGTGGTGGGTATCATCACGAATCGTGATCTGCGTTTTGAACAAGAGCTGGACGCGGAAGTGCGTGCAAAGATGACGCCACGTGAGAAGCTTGTATTCGTCAAAGAAGGCGCTGATTTGGCTGAGGCGAAGCGCTTGATGAATAAGCATCGCTTGGAACGCGTATTGGTCGTCAATGATGCTTTTGAGCTGCGCGGCTTAATCACTGTTAAAGACATTCAGAAAGCCACTGAACATCCGAATGCATCGAAAGATGATCAAGGTAAATTGCGCGTCGGCGCGGCAGTTGGCGTTGGCCCAGATAATGATGAACGTATCGACTTGCTGGCGAAAGCTGGTGTTGATGTGATCGTGGTTGATACAGCCCACGGTCATTCGCAAGGTGTTCTGAGTCGCGTGAAATGGGTTAAGACACATTATCCCCACATTGAAGTTATCGGCGGTAATATTGCTACCGCCGCAGCTGCGTTGGCCTTGGTTGAGCATGGCGCAGACGCTGTGAAAGTCGGTATTGGTCCGGGCTCTATTTGCACAACACGTATCGTTGCTGGTGTTGGTGTACCGCAGATTACAGCGATTGCAAATGTGGCAGAAGCTTTGCGCGGAACGGGTGTTCCATGTATCGCTGACGGCGGCATTCGATTCTCTGGCGATGTCGCGAAAGCCTTGGCGGCAGGTGCATCGACGGTGATGATGGGAAGTATGTTTGCAGGAACAGAAGAAGCTCCTGGTGAAGTGATTCTGTTTCAAGGCCGTAGTTATAAGTCTTATCGTGGCATGGGCAGTTTGGGTGCGATGGCCGATGGATCTGCTGATCGCTATTTCCAAGACTCCGCCAATAACGCGGATAAGCTGGTACCTGAAGGTATTGAAGGTCGCGTTCCTTATAAGGGTAGTGTATTGGCGATTTTGTACCAGATGGTCGGTGGTGTTCGTTCGTCCATGGGTTACTGTGGATGCGCAAGCATTAAAGATTTGCACGAAAAAGCCGAATTTGTAGAAATCACCTCGGCCGGCATGCGTGAATCTCATGTACATGATGTGCAAATTACTAAGGAAGCACCAAATTACCGTGCTGATTAA
- the smpB gene encoding SsrA-binding protein SmpB yields MSIADNKKAFHDYFIEEQFEAGIVLQGWEVKAIRAGRVQLKEAYVIIRDAEIYLFGAHIGALPTASTHIHPDSVRTRKLLLHAEEIKKLIGKVERAGYTMVPLNLHYLNGRIKCQIGLAKGKKQHDKRETEKERDWQREQQKIMKQHRR; encoded by the coding sequence ATGAGCATCGCAGACAATAAAAAAGCCTTCCATGATTACTTCATAGAAGAACAATTCGAAGCAGGCATTGTGCTGCAAGGTTGGGAAGTGAAAGCGATTCGAGCCGGTCGCGTACAACTCAAAGAAGCCTACGTCATTATTCGGGATGCTGAGATTTATCTCTTCGGCGCGCATATTGGCGCACTCCCAACAGCTTCGACGCACATACACCCCGATTCGGTGCGGACACGCAAACTGCTACTACATGCTGAAGAAATCAAAAAGTTGATTGGCAAAGTTGAACGTGCTGGTTATACCATGGTGCCGCTCAATCTCCATTACTTAAATGGCCGAATTAAATGCCAAATTGGCTTAGCGAAGGGTAAAAAGCAGCACGACAAGCGCGAGACCGAAAAAGAGCGCGATTGGCAGCGCGAGCAACAAAAGATTATGAAACAGCATCGACGCTAA